A genomic segment from Micromonospora echinaurantiaca encodes:
- a CDS encoding hemerythrin domain-containing protein, translating into MTLPYATMPGDLDHLIADDHVVVDRLFEHLEAGRGDRRMLVDQVSYGRALHAHAEEEVLYPALAEIGAAADAEEGRAEHQALKRLLVLLDHADPGSREFERALNKLIGGVRHHIDKEEREFLPALRRAVGAEEMGRLGERYLAAKRSGPARSHPTVPPTGRRRRLMHVAAGFMDKVRDRVSGRSNVLSTDASWLLDTQAQRILDTWSRLVLAP; encoded by the coding sequence ATGACGCTGCCGTACGCGACCATGCCGGGCGACCTCGACCACCTGATCGCCGACGACCACGTGGTGGTGGACCGCCTCTTCGAGCACCTCGAGGCCGGACGCGGTGACCGGCGCATGCTGGTCGACCAGGTGAGTTACGGCCGCGCCCTGCACGCCCACGCCGAGGAGGAGGTGTTGTATCCGGCGCTGGCCGAGATCGGCGCCGCCGCGGACGCCGAGGAGGGGCGGGCCGAGCACCAGGCCCTCAAGAGGCTGCTGGTCCTGCTTGACCATGCGGATCCCGGCAGCCGCGAATTCGAGCGGGCGCTGAACAAGCTGATCGGCGGTGTCCGGCACCACATCGACAAGGAGGAACGGGAGTTCCTGCCGGCGCTGCGTCGGGCCGTGGGCGCGGAGGAGATGGGTCGGCTCGGCGAGCGGTACCTCGCCGCCAAGCGGTCGGGTCCGGCCCGCTCGCATCCCACCGTCCCGCCCACCGGACGCCGTCGCAGGCTCATGCACGTGGCCGCCGGGTTCATGGACAAGGTACGCGACCGGGTATCCGGCCGCAGCAACGTCCTGTCGACCGACGCCTCCTGGCTGCTCGACACCCAGGCGCAGCGGATCCTCGACACCTGGTCCCGACTGGTACTGGCCCCGTAG
- a CDS encoding alpha/beta hydrolase — MEILQQDGRPTDPEEVGSAADITVPGPGGDLVVRVYKPLGQAGDPVPVVMWVHGGGWILFTNDDYDAFCRALVTRTGAIVVSPEYRKAPEHVFPAAHEDVLATYRWLRTNATGLGGDPSRIAIGGEGVGANMAAATCGQLKQAGEPLPVAQVLVCPLTTTAQYGASMRDAADARPLNRPLLSWMMMHAFRGVTDSLKDPRVDLLPLSAQGLAGLPPTLIVTTDRDVLQSQGDEWCARLEAAGVRATSVRYGAVMHDFFGLAAVLDKAAQAQEEVALHLRQAFGEASAAHAVDGGPMRKPKVIG, encoded by the coding sequence ATGGAGATCCTGCAGCAGGACGGGCGGCCGACGGACCCCGAGGAGGTCGGATCGGCGGCGGACATCACCGTGCCCGGCCCGGGTGGTGATCTGGTCGTACGCGTCTACAAGCCGCTCGGCCAGGCCGGCGATCCGGTGCCCGTCGTGATGTGGGTGCACGGTGGCGGTTGGATCCTGTTCACGAACGACGACTATGACGCCTTCTGCCGCGCCCTGGTCACCCGGACGGGCGCGATCGTGGTGTCGCCGGAGTACCGCAAGGCTCCCGAGCACGTGTTCCCGGCCGCCCACGAGGACGTGCTGGCCACCTACCGGTGGCTCCGGACCAACGCCACCGGGCTCGGCGGCGACCCGTCACGCATCGCCATCGGCGGCGAGGGCGTCGGGGCGAACATGGCGGCCGCGACCTGCGGTCAGCTCAAGCAGGCAGGTGAGCCACTACCCGTGGCGCAGGTGCTCGTCTGCCCGCTGACCACCACCGCCCAGTACGGTGCGTCCATGCGGGACGCCGCAGACGCCCGGCCGCTGAATCGTCCACTGCTGTCCTGGATGATGATGCACGCCTTCCGTGGCGTGACCGACAGCCTGAAAGACCCCAGGGTCGATCTGCTCCCGCTCTCCGCGCAGGGCCTCGCCGGTCTGCCGCCGACACTGATCGTCACCACCGACCGCGACGTGCTGCAGAGCCAGGGCGACGAGTGGTGCGCCCGCTTGGAGGCCGCCGGCGTGCGGGCCACGTCGGTCCGTTACGGGGCAGTGATGCACGACTTCTTCGGCCTTGCCGCGGTGCTGGACAAGGCCGCGCAAGCCCAAGAGGAGGTCGCTCTGCACCTGCGCCAGGCGTTCGGGGAGGCCTCGGCCGCACATGCGGTGGATGGTGGGCCAATGCGAAAGCCCAAGGTCATCGGGTGA
- a CDS encoding MFS transporter has translation MVTPGGIPAEAPVTAWSPLRTAVYRNLWLALLAANIGTWMQTVGAQWLLIHEPNASTLVALVQTASLLPMLLLALPAGALADALDRRHLLISVQLFLVAVAGALTVLTATGRMPPALLLTLTFAFGAGQALTLPAWAAVIPQLVPREQLRSASALGSISVNVARAVGPAAAGVLIAKVGVAPVFALNAVAFLVFALALVRWRPANARAVEVPEPFTAALRAGGRYVRHSPIVRRLLRRALVFVIPASALWALLPLVANRRLGMNASGYGLLLGALGVGAILGGLLLPWVRTRMSPNQFLLVAGALYGGSLIAVASVQVVPVALVALLPAGVAWVTVLASINAEIQLFLPGWVRARGLAVYQVVQGGGQAVGAFVWGVVADTVGLVAALLAAGALMLVGGVTSQIWPLPELREVTKDPTVYLPPLRELALEPDPRVGPVLVLVAYIVRPEREQDFIKAMDLVRGSRQRTGAMRWGLFREGECRDRLVEVYLVPSWDEHLRQHGGRLTGADQEAEERAKELADGEPEVRHLLPAGPMLTEREEP, from the coding sequence GTGGTGACGCCCGGAGGCATCCCCGCCGAGGCTCCCGTCACGGCGTGGTCACCGCTGCGGACGGCGGTCTACCGCAACCTCTGGCTCGCCCTGCTCGCCGCCAACATCGGCACCTGGATGCAGACCGTCGGCGCGCAGTGGCTGCTGATCCACGAACCGAACGCCTCGACGCTGGTCGCCCTAGTCCAGACAGCCAGCCTGCTGCCGATGCTGCTGCTGGCGTTACCGGCCGGCGCGCTCGCGGACGCCCTGGACCGGCGGCACCTGCTGATCTCGGTACAGCTGTTCCTGGTCGCGGTGGCCGGGGCGCTGACCGTGCTCACCGCGACCGGCCGGATGCCGCCGGCACTGCTGCTCACCCTCACCTTCGCGTTCGGCGCGGGGCAGGCGCTCACCCTGCCCGCCTGGGCGGCGGTGATCCCCCAGCTGGTGCCACGCGAACAGTTGCGGTCTGCTTCCGCGCTCGGCTCGATCAGCGTCAACGTGGCCCGGGCTGTCGGCCCGGCCGCGGCCGGTGTGTTGATCGCCAAAGTGGGGGTGGCTCCGGTCTTCGCCCTCAACGCCGTGGCGTTTCTGGTCTTCGCGCTAGCGCTGGTCCGCTGGCGACCCGCCAACGCCCGGGCCGTCGAGGTGCCGGAGCCGTTCACCGCCGCGCTGCGCGCCGGCGGTCGCTACGTGCGGCACTCACCGATCGTCCGCCGGCTGCTCCGACGCGCGCTGGTCTTCGTGATTCCGGCCAGCGCGCTCTGGGCGCTGCTGCCGCTGGTGGCCAACCGGCGGCTCGGCATGAACGCCAGCGGGTACGGCCTACTGTTGGGCGCCCTCGGAGTGGGCGCCATCCTGGGCGGCCTGCTCCTGCCGTGGGTCCGGACCCGGATGTCGCCCAACCAGTTCCTGCTGGTGGCCGGGGCGCTCTACGGCGGGTCGCTGATCGCGGTGGCGTCGGTCCAGGTCGTGCCGGTGGCGCTGGTCGCCCTGCTGCCGGCCGGGGTGGCCTGGGTGACCGTACTCGCCAGCATCAACGCCGAGATCCAGCTCTTCCTGCCGGGCTGGGTACGCGCCCGCGGACTAGCCGTCTACCAGGTGGTCCAGGGCGGCGGGCAGGCCGTCGGCGCGTTCGTCTGGGGCGTGGTCGCCGACACCGTCGGACTGGTCGCCGCGTTGCTCGCGGCGGGCGCGTTGATGCTTGTCGGTGGCGTGACGAGCCAGATCTGGCCGCTGCCCGAGCTGCGCGAGGTGACGAAGGACCCGACGGTCTACCTGCCCCCACTGCGGGAACTCGCCCTCGAACCGGACCCCCGGGTGGGCCCGGTGCTGGTGCTGGTGGCCTATATCGTGCGGCCGGAGCGGGAGCAGGATTTCATAAAGGCCATGGATCTTGTACGCGGCTCGCGGCAGCGCACCGGGGCGATGCGCTGGGGGCTTTTCCGGGAGGGCGAGTGCCGGGACCGCCTGGTCGAGGTCTACCTGGTGCCGTCCTGGGACGAGCACCTGCGCCAGCACGGCGGTCGGCTGACGGGAGCCGACCAGGAGGCGGAGGAACGGGCGAAAGAACTCGCCGACGGCGAACCGGAGGTGCGACACCTGCTGCCGGCCGGGCCTATGTTGACCGAGCGGGAAGAGCCATGA
- a CDS encoding TMEM175 family protein, with product MSTPTDDLGARSDTSRAIAFSDAVFAIIITLLVLDLRVPDVPPGRLLSGLLEQWPGYVAYLASYTYVAVVWLNHKGAFNRVKESDRGLHWVNLFVLFTTALLPFPTAVVSHALQEHDQQDQRVAVALYALIGALLCASWLAFFHYLARRKDLLKTEVSERHFPAERVRALVGVILYAAAGLIGYLVAPLAGLVIFVVLPVFYAVTSAGLYQVPLTRRIGHRPPASGR from the coding sequence GTGAGCACGCCTACCGACGACCTCGGCGCCCGGTCGGACACCAGCCGTGCCATCGCGTTCAGCGACGCCGTCTTCGCCATCATCATCACGCTGCTCGTGCTGGATCTCCGGGTGCCGGACGTACCGCCCGGTCGCCTGCTGTCCGGACTGCTGGAGCAGTGGCCGGGTTACGTCGCCTATCTCGCCTCGTACACCTACGTGGCCGTCGTCTGGCTCAACCACAAGGGCGCGTTCAACCGCGTCAAGGAGAGTGATCGGGGCCTGCACTGGGTGAATCTCTTCGTCCTGTTCACCACCGCGCTGCTGCCGTTCCCGACCGCCGTCGTCTCGCACGCCCTTCAGGAGCACGACCAGCAGGACCAACGCGTGGCCGTCGCCCTCTACGCGCTGATCGGCGCGCTGCTCTGCGCGAGCTGGCTGGCATTCTTCCACTACCTGGCCCGGCGCAAAGACCTGCTCAAGACGGAGGTGAGTGAACGGCACTTCCCCGCCGAGCGGGTGCGGGCACTCGTCGGGGTCATCCTCTATGCCGCCGCAGGGCTCATCGGTTACCTGGTCGCACCACTCGCCGGCCTGGTGATCTTCGTCGTGCTGCCGGTGTTCTACGCCGTCACCAGCGCCGGTCTGTACCAGGTGCCTCTCACCCGCCGGATCGGGCATCGCCCCCCGGCATCGGGGCGCTGA
- a CDS encoding zinc-dependent alcohol dehydrogenase: MKALLWQGVNELSVDEVPDPTMRNEQDAIIRVRKTATCGSDLHLLGGYIPFMERGDVLGHEFLGEVVEVGSQVRKHKVGDRVVVCSFVSCGRCWYCQQQQYSLCDNGNTNPAITENVWGFAPGGCYGYSHALGGFAGSHAEYIRVPYADQGAFTVPDGVSDERALFASDAAPTGWMGADLGGVKAGDVVAVWGAGGVGQMAARAAVLLGAERVIIIDRFANRLQMAEKYLGVETLNYQTQDVGGELLERSGGRGPDVCIEAVGMESHSTGPQYLYDQIKQQLRLESDRPIAAREAIYHCRKGGSVFLLGVYANLVDKFPLGALMNKGLTLRGAQQHGHRYIPMLLERMARGELVTEHLATHTMPLDEAPHGYNMFKNKLDGCVRAVFEPAR, from the coding sequence GTGAAGGCACTGTTGTGGCAAGGCGTCAACGAACTGTCGGTGGACGAGGTTCCGGACCCGACCATGCGCAACGAGCAGGACGCCATCATCCGGGTGCGCAAGACGGCGACGTGCGGCTCCGACCTGCACCTGCTGGGTGGGTACATCCCGTTCATGGAGCGGGGCGACGTCCTCGGGCACGAGTTCCTGGGCGAGGTGGTCGAGGTCGGCTCGCAGGTGCGTAAGCACAAGGTGGGCGACCGGGTGGTGGTCTGCTCGTTCGTCTCCTGCGGCCGCTGCTGGTACTGCCAGCAGCAGCAGTACTCCCTGTGCGACAACGGCAACACCAACCCCGCGATCACCGAGAACGTCTGGGGATTCGCACCCGGCGGCTGCTACGGCTACTCCCACGCGCTCGGCGGCTTCGCGGGCAGCCACGCCGAGTACATCCGCGTTCCCTACGCCGACCAGGGGGCCTTCACCGTCCCGGACGGGGTGAGCGACGAGCGTGCTCTCTTCGCCTCCGATGCCGCCCCGACCGGCTGGATGGGCGCGGACCTCGGTGGGGTCAAGGCCGGTGACGTGGTCGCGGTGTGGGGCGCGGGCGGGGTGGGCCAGATGGCCGCACGCGCGGCCGTCCTGCTCGGCGCGGAGCGGGTGATCATTATCGACCGTTTCGCCAATCGGCTGCAGATGGCGGAGAAGTACCTGGGCGTGGAGACGCTCAACTACCAGACCCAGGACGTCGGCGGTGAACTACTGGAACGCAGCGGCGGACGCGGGCCTGACGTGTGCATCGAGGCGGTGGGGATGGAATCCCACAGCACCGGACCGCAATACCTGTACGACCAGATCAAACAGCAGCTGCGCCTGGAATCGGATCGTCCGATCGCCGCCCGGGAGGCCATCTACCACTGCCGCAAGGGCGGAAGCGTGTTCCTGCTCGGCGTCTACGCCAACCTCGTCGACAAGTTCCCGCTCGGGGCGCTGATGAACAAGGGCCTCACCCTGCGCGGCGCCCAGCAGCACGGACACCGCTACATCCCGATGTTGCTCGAACGGATGGCACGCGGCGAACTGGTCACCGAACACCTCGCGACACACACCATGCCACTCGATGAGGCACCGCACGGATACAACATGTTCAAGAACAAGCTCGACGGCTGCGTACGCGCCGTCTTCGAGCCCGCCCGATGA
- a CDS encoding DUF2267 domain-containing protein, with protein sequence MNYTEFIQSVAARPKVPPGQAEPITRATLETLAERITGGQARDLASQLPEELRGLVRRPTEDPERFGLAEFFGRVQSRAGVDRQAATDGAQAVLDTLRESASAKEYGDLVDQLPQEFWQLTGPGTGRLEPRRVGT encoded by the coding sequence GTGAACTACACCGAGTTCATCCAGTCCGTGGCCGCGCGACCGAAGGTTCCGCCGGGGCAGGCGGAACCGATCACCCGCGCCACGCTCGAGACGTTGGCAGAACGGATCACTGGCGGCCAGGCGAGGGATCTCGCCTCCCAGCTCCCTGAGGAGCTACGAGGCCTGGTGCGTAGGCCCACCGAAGATCCGGAACGGTTCGGGCTCGCCGAGTTCTTCGGACGGGTGCAGTCACGGGCCGGGGTGGATCGCCAGGCGGCCACCGACGGAGCACAGGCCGTGCTGGATACCCTTCGCGAGTCGGCCAGCGCCAAGGAGTACGGGGACCTTGTCGACCAGTTGCCCCAGGAGTTCTGGCAGTTGACCGGGCCGGGGACGGGACGGCTCGAGCCCCGCCGGGTCGGCACCTAG
- a CDS encoding STAS domain-containing protein produces MTTRMALVVAVALVVTAGLLAGVLVQRRADGRRYRWLLAPLYRASRHPRRRRAAPCGAVRGKPRVPRRGTPNRPARRRGAVDRERGVAGAARPARRREVAFSRLPGQTRADRRVRRARTQIRPVRRLTSVAVTVAAIGLTLSTFPSLRSIGLSVLTSAGVVGALLGLSARIALGNAFAGIQVAFADAANPLGDVMQGAIARAPRVQVDLARVSFIDSTVLNAFVNAHGRASDRGVSLALVNPTGHVRRVLSMTGILPLLSTPDIGDY; encoded by the coding sequence ATGACCACGAGGATGGCCCTGGTGGTCGCGGTGGCCCTGGTTGTCACAGCAGGCCTGCTGGCCGGCGTGCTGGTCCAGCGTCGGGCCGATGGTCGTCGCTACCGTTGGCTGCTCGCGCCGCTGTACCGCGCATCCCGGCACCCCCGCCGCCGCCGTGCTGCTCCTTGCGGCGCTGTACGTGGGAAGCCGCGCGTACCCCGGCGCGGGACACCGAATCGTCCGGCGCGTCGTCGTGGTGCTGTTGATCGCGAGCGCGGCGTGGCTGGTGCTGCGCGCCCTGCACGTCGCCGAGAGGTCGCGTTCAGCCGACTGCCGGGCCAGACGCGGGCCGACCGCCGGGTCCGACGCGCCCGCACCCAGATCCGACCGGTACGGCGCCTCACCTCGGTCGCGGTGACGGTCGCGGCCATCGGCCTGACCCTCAGCACCTTCCCGTCCCTGCGAAGCATCGGGCTGTCCGTGCTCACCTCGGCGGGTGTCGTCGGCGCGCTGCTCGGCCTGTCCGCGCGCATCGCTCTCGGCAACGCCTTCGCCGGCATCCAGGTCGCCTTCGCCGACGCAGCCAACCCGCTAGGGGACGTCATGCAGGGCGCGATCGCCCGCGCGCCCCGCGTCCAGGTCGACTTGGCGAGGGTCAGCTTCATCGACTCCACCGTGCTGAACGCATTTGTCAACGCCCACGGCCGTGCCTCCGACAGGGGCGTCAGCCTCGCCCTGGTCAATCCCACCGGCCATGTTCGGCGCGTGCTGTCGATGACCGGGATCCTGCCATTGCTCAGCACGCCCGACATCGGCGACTACTAG
- a CDS encoding DUF1345 domain-containing protein has translation MEQRSGRPALGRLLSVGRALWSLAVGVVAGTATALVGAPELTPLVIWTIAAGTVLVWVWRACWSASPQRTERLAEAEQHSRSTDSAILIASAISLAAVAEALVRASNRHDAVAVTLVILSVVAVVLAWALVNTVFAFKYARLYYRDDGGGIDFKREDPPAYADFAYIAFTVGMSYGPGENEPTSNHMRRIALGHALLSYAFGTGILAVAVNLVTNLGQS, from the coding sequence GTGGAGCAGCGATCGGGACGACCGGCGCTGGGACGCCTGCTGTCCGTCGGGCGTGCCCTGTGGTCGCTGGCCGTCGGTGTCGTTGCTGGGACGGCCACCGCGCTGGTTGGGGCGCCGGAGCTGACGCCGCTGGTGATCTGGACGATCGCGGCGGGCACGGTCCTCGTCTGGGTGTGGCGGGCCTGCTGGTCGGCGAGCCCACAGCGTACCGAGCGGCTTGCCGAGGCGGAGCAGCACTCCCGGTCCACCGACTCGGCGATCCTGATCGCATCCGCTATCAGCCTCGCCGCCGTGGCCGAGGCGCTCGTTCGCGCCTCGAACCGGCACGACGCAGTGGCTGTCACGCTGGTGATCCTCAGCGTCGTCGCGGTGGTCCTGGCGTGGGCGCTGGTGAACACGGTTTTCGCGTTCAAGTACGCCCGACTGTACTACCGCGACGACGGCGGTGGCATCGACTTCAAGCGGGAAGATCCACCGGCGTACGCCGACTTCGCGTACATCGCCTTCACGGTCGGCATGTCCTACGGCCCGGGCGAGAACGAACCGACGAGTAACCACATGCGCCGGATCGCGCTCGGGCACGCGCTGCTCTCGTACGCCTTCGGAACCGGCATCCTGGCCGTCGCCGTCAACCTGGTCACCAACCTTGGTCAGTCATGA
- a CDS encoding mechanosensitive ion channel family protein: MAIGLIMTTFPPIRAFGISVLGSAGVIGAVIGLSARTALGNAFAGIQVAFSDGLHVGDVVVIEGEWGRVEEVKLTNVVVRLWDDRMLILPTMYFTERPFQNWSRHEARVVGKVQIHVDHTADLEDLRTETQRLVESSPLWDRIRWVLQMVDATASSVVIEVQATAADGASAWDLRCDLREGLIGYIRDNHPQWLPRTRSEYKP, translated from the coding sequence GTGGCCATTGGCCTGATCATGACCACCTTCCCGCCCATCCGCGCGTTCGGGATCTCCGTCCTGGGCTCGGCCGGCGTCATCGGCGCCGTCATCGGCCTGTCCGCCCGGACCGCGCTGGGCAACGCGTTCGCCGGTATTCAGGTCGCCTTCTCGGACGGTCTGCACGTCGGTGACGTGGTGGTCATCGAGGGCGAGTGGGGCCGGGTCGAAGAGGTCAAGCTGACCAACGTGGTCGTCCGGCTGTGGGACGACCGGATGCTCATCCTGCCGACGATGTACTTCACCGAGCGCCCGTTCCAGAACTGGTCCCGGCACGAGGCGCGGGTGGTCGGCAAGGTCCAGATCCATGTGGACCACACCGCCGACCTCGAGGACCTGCGCACGGAGACGCAACGGCTCGTCGAGTCCTCACCGCTGTGGGACCGGATCCGGTGGGTGCTGCAGATGGTCGACGCCACCGCATCGAGCGTCGTTATCGAGGTGCAGGCCACAGCCGCCGACGGGGCCAGCGCCTGGGACCTCCGCTGTGACCTCCGCGAGGGCCTGATCGGCTACATCCGCGACAACCACCCGCAGTGGCTCCCCCGCACCCGCAGCGAGTACAAACCCTGA
- a CDS encoding L-dopachrome tautomerase-related protein has translation MNGPLADEPVGDLELVHTFTGPMPTGVSVSHTGRVFVNFPKWGDEVPATVVELRDGREVPFPDQAWNQPARDDDTGAFVSVQSIVVDPADRLWVLDTGSPMFRPTKPGGPKLVRVDLDSNSVAQVITFPADVALPSTYLNDVRFDLRRGDAGIAYITDSSDSGPNGIVVVDLASGASWRRLHDHPSTKAEPLSTYRPIVEGRPFLERPADGPPKPLSMGSDGIAISADGSRLHYCPLASRRWYSVATDALADRALTEDLVAATVADEGDKGGGSDGLETDDAGRFYLTSYENNAVLRRRPDGEYETVVHDPRLLWPDTMSVATDGHLYVTANQLHRQPKYQRGQDLRRKPYALFRTRIDAGPVLLR, from the coding sequence ATGAACGGGCCCCTAGCCGACGAACCCGTCGGCGACCTCGAACTCGTGCACACCTTCACCGGGCCCATGCCCACCGGGGTGAGCGTCTCGCACACCGGCCGGGTCTTCGTGAACTTCCCCAAGTGGGGCGACGAGGTGCCCGCCACGGTGGTCGAGCTGCGCGACGGCCGCGAGGTGCCCTTCCCGGACCAGGCCTGGAACCAGCCCGCCCGGGACGACGACACCGGCGCATTCGTCTCGGTGCAGAGCATCGTGGTGGACCCCGCCGACCGGCTCTGGGTGCTCGACACCGGCAGCCCGATGTTCCGGCCCACGAAGCCGGGCGGGCCCAAACTGGTCCGCGTCGACCTGGACAGCAACTCCGTCGCCCAGGTCATCACCTTCCCTGCCGACGTCGCGCTGCCCTCGACGTACCTCAACGACGTGCGGTTCGACCTGCGCAGGGGTGACGCCGGGATCGCCTACATCACCGACTCCTCGGACTCCGGGCCGAACGGGATCGTCGTGGTCGACCTGGCCAGCGGCGCGTCCTGGCGGCGGCTGCACGACCACCCGTCCACCAAGGCCGAGCCGCTGTCCACCTACCGGCCGATCGTCGAGGGCCGGCCGTTCCTGGAACGCCCGGCCGACGGACCGCCGAAGCCGCTGTCGATGGGGTCGGACGGGATCGCCATCTCGGCCGACGGCTCCCGGCTGCACTACTGTCCCCTCGCCTCCCGCCGCTGGTACAGCGTCGCCACCGACGCGCTCGCCGACCGCGCCCTCACCGAGGACCTGGTCGCCGCCACGGTGGCGGACGAGGGTGACAAGGGCGGCGGCTCCGACGGCTTGGAAACAGACGACGCCGGCCGGTTCTACCTCACCTCGTACGAGAACAACGCCGTGCTGCGCCGCCGGCCGGACGGCGAGTACGAGACCGTCGTGCACGATCCCCGTCTGCTCTGGCCGGACACCATGTCCGTCGCCACGGACGGGCACCTCTACGTCACCGCCAACCAGCTGCACCGGCAGCCGAAGTACCAGCGGGGACAGGACCTGCGGCGCAAGCCGTACGCCCTGTTCCGCACCCGCATCGACGCCGGACCGGTCCTGCTGCGCTGA
- a CDS encoding glutathione-independent formaldehyde dehydrogenase: MKAVVYDGPRTVSVKEVPDARIERPTDALVRITTTNICGSDLHMYDGRTDLQPGTVLGHENMGEVVEVGEGVDVVKVGDMVCLPFNVSCGVCANCNQGLTAFCLVANPAPGMAGAAYGYADMGPYAGGQAELLRVPWADFNCLVLPPDARDMSRQRDYVMLSDIFPTGWHATELACVQPGDNVAVYGAGPVGLLAAYSAIIKGANKVMVVDRHPDRLRLAEQIGAIPIDDSKMSPVDQILEQTGGMGADRGCEAVGHQAHDPSGQEKSALTLNNLVHSVRFGGTIGVVGVYFPKDPGSPDPLQKQGKAPFDYGMFWFKGQSMGTGQCNVKNYNRQLMNLIANHKAEPSFLVSHELKLDQAPEGYRNFDARNDGWTKVLLHPDGGR; the protein is encoded by the coding sequence ATGAAGGCAGTCGTGTACGACGGGCCACGGACGGTCAGCGTCAAGGAGGTGCCGGACGCCAGGATCGAGCGACCGACGGACGCCTTGGTACGCATCACGACGACGAACATCTGCGGGTCCGACCTGCACATGTACGACGGGCGCACGGATCTGCAGCCGGGCACGGTGCTCGGGCACGAGAACATGGGTGAGGTCGTCGAGGTCGGCGAAGGGGTCGACGTGGTCAAGGTGGGCGACATGGTCTGCCTGCCGTTCAACGTCTCCTGCGGCGTCTGCGCCAACTGCAACCAGGGCCTGACCGCGTTCTGTCTGGTGGCCAACCCGGCGCCCGGCATGGCCGGGGCCGCCTACGGCTACGCCGACATGGGTCCGTACGCGGGCGGTCAGGCTGAGCTGCTGCGGGTGCCGTGGGCCGACTTCAACTGCCTGGTCCTGCCGCCGGACGCCCGGGACATGAGCAGGCAGAGGGACTACGTGATGCTCTCGGACATCTTCCCCACCGGCTGGCACGCGACCGAGCTCGCCTGCGTGCAGCCGGGCGACAACGTGGCAGTTTATGGTGCCGGACCCGTCGGGTTGCTCGCCGCGTACTCCGCGATCATCAAGGGTGCCAACAAGGTGATGGTGGTCGACCGGCATCCGGACCGGCTGCGCCTGGCGGAACAGATCGGCGCGATCCCCATCGACGATTCTAAGATGTCGCCGGTGGACCAGATCCTGGAGCAGACCGGCGGGATGGGCGCGGACCGCGGCTGCGAGGCCGTCGGTCACCAGGCGCACGACCCGAGTGGACAGGAGAAGTCGGCGCTGACGTTGAACAACCTCGTGCACTCCGTGCGGTTCGGCGGCACGATCGGCGTGGTCGGCGTGTACTTCCCCAAGGACCCAGGATCCCCAGACCCGCTGCAGAAACAGGGCAAGGCGCCGTTCGACTACGGCATGTTCTGGTTCAAGGGACAGAGCATGGGCACCGGTCAGTGCAACGTGAAGAACTACAACCGGCAGCTGATGAACCTCATCGCGAACCACAAGGCCGAGCCCTCGTTCCTGGTGTCACACGAGCTGAAGCTGGACCAGGCACCGGAGGGGTATCGGAACTTCGACGCCCGGAACGATGGCTGGACCAAGGTCCTGCTGCACCCGGACGGCGGGCGCTGA